Proteins encoded by one window of Salmonirosea aquatica:
- a CDS encoding carboxymuconolactone decarboxylase family protein has protein sequence MQSRVKIEQAKPEVWKAMYGLAGSLSKSTLTPIQKSLIKIRASQINSCAYCINMHTKEALKAGDTQQRIFLIGVWAETNLFTEEEKAILSLTEEVTLIHQHGISDSTYAQAEKYFSPETIAEIIMSAVEINAWNRIAISTHLSIAH, from the coding sequence ATGCAAAGCAGAGTAAAAATTGAACAAGCAAAGCCCGAAGTCTGGAAAGCTATGTATGGCTTGGCGGGGAGTCTGAGTAAATCCACTCTAACCCCCATTCAAAAGTCCCTGATCAAAATCCGGGCTTCTCAAATCAATTCATGTGCCTATTGTATCAACATGCATACCAAGGAAGCCTTAAAGGCAGGTGATACACAACAGCGGATATTTTTAATAGGTGTATGGGCGGAGACGAATCTATTCACGGAAGAAGAAAAGGCAATTCTATCCCTGACGGAGGAAGTAACGCTAATCCATCAACATGGTATTTCAGATAGCACGTATGCGCAGGCGGAAAAGTATTTTAGCCCAGAAACCATCGCGGAGATCATTATGTCGGCAGTAGAAATAAATGCCTGGAATAGGATTGCGATCAGCACGCATTTATCAATTGCCCATTGA
- a CDS encoding Crp/Fnr family transcriptional regulator, translating to MQQMMIEALKVHIQKFVDINEEDIVRISSYFKHHKIKKKQYLLVENQLCRSNYFVVRGCLRMFFTNEKGKENTIQFALENWWLADYTAFSTQKASSFAIQAIENSEVLSLDYVDHETMLEQFPQMERYFRIIHQRAHAASQFRIKYLYDLSSEEFYHQFNKLHPEFVQRIPQYLLASFLGFTPEYLSEIRKKAIS from the coding sequence ATGCAACAGATGATGATAGAAGCTTTGAAAGTACATATACAAAAGTTTGTTGATATCAATGAGGAAGATATTGTAAGAATTTCGAGTTATTTCAAGCATCATAAAATTAAGAAGAAGCAATATCTATTAGTAGAGAACCAGCTATGCAGATCCAATTATTTTGTAGTTCGTGGATGTTTGAGGATGTTTTTTACCAATGAAAAAGGCAAAGAAAACACCATACAATTTGCTTTGGAAAATTGGTGGCTAGCTGATTATACAGCTTTTTCGACCCAAAAAGCTTCATCTTTCGCAATCCAGGCCATTGAGAATTCCGAGGTTTTATCGCTTGATTACGTGGATCATGAAACGATGCTGGAGCAATTTCCCCAAATGGAAAGATATTTTAGGATAATCCATCAAAGAGCGCATGCCGCATCGCAATTTAGAATAAAATATTTGTACGATTTATCGAGCGAAGAATTCTACCACCAGTTTAACAAACTTCATCCCGAATTTGTACAACGCATCCCTCAATATCTGTTAGCTTCATTTTTGGGATTTACCCCTGAATACCTCAGTGAAATCAGAAAAAAAGCTATTTCATAA
- a CDS encoding YdeI/OmpD-associated family protein gives MQPFQATLEIIGINPYVYVPEEILAEIFEQAGKAKGPIPIRGAINGILYRQTLVKYAGAWRLYINLMMLKNSPRRIGEVVEVTIEHDPESREILPPAQFVLALAAQPEAQRVFDALTPSLRLEIVRYLARLKTKESRERNIERAIQFLLGNGRFVGRDLSQ, from the coding sequence ATGCAACCCTTTCAGGCTACACTAGAAATCATCGGAATCAACCCTTACGTATATGTACCCGAGGAGATTCTGGCTGAGATATTTGAGCAGGCCGGGAAAGCCAAAGGTCCTATTCCTATCAGGGGAGCGATTAATGGCATCTTGTACCGGCAAACCCTGGTAAAGTACGCGGGTGCGTGGCGGCTGTATATCAACCTGATGATGCTCAAAAACTCTCCCAGGCGCATCGGTGAAGTAGTGGAGGTGACAATTGAGCACGACCCGGAAAGTCGGGAAATCCTGCCACCCGCACAGTTTGTGCTAGCACTTGCGGCTCAGCCCGAGGCCCAACGCGTATTCGATGCTTTGACTCCCTCTTTACGGTTGGAAATAGTAAGGTACCTGGCCCGGCTGAAAACCAAAGAAAGCCGGGAGCGGAACATCGAAAGGGCCATTCAGTTTTTGCTGGGCAACGGACGGTTTGTGGGGAGAGACTTATCTCAATGA
- a CDS encoding GreA/GreB family elongation factor: protein MSRAFVKEGDQEEVPIIPPRAFLPPGVTNYVTPAGYEQLLKEQAALQTEKDTLSLENETEQRIAAAVLNGKLQLLQERINSAVLLTPDDTQRNAVRFGATVTLKVAGKIQQFQIVGVDEADIQKQKIAFVAPIAVAVTGKKVGEVAELRLGREVRKLEIQKITW, encoded by the coding sequence ATGAGCAGAGCATTTGTCAAAGAAGGTGACCAGGAAGAGGTTCCGATCATACCGCCCCGCGCTTTCCTTCCACCGGGCGTCACCAATTACGTGACACCCGCCGGATATGAGCAATTATTAAAAGAGCAGGCGGCCTTACAAACCGAAAAGGATACCCTTAGCCTGGAAAACGAAACCGAGCAACGAATTGCAGCGGCTGTCCTCAACGGAAAACTACAACTCTTGCAGGAACGAATCAATTCGGCCGTACTACTTACCCCGGACGATACCCAGCGGAATGCGGTACGCTTCGGAGCTACCGTGACTCTGAAAGTCGCCGGAAAAATCCAACAATTCCAGATCGTGGGCGTGGACGAAGCGGATATTCAAAAGCAGAAAATCGCCTTTGTAGCGCCCATTGCCGTAGCCGTTACAGGAAAGAAAGTGGGCGAAGTGGCGGAGCTGCGCCTGGGTAGGGAAGTGCGGAAATTGGAAATACAAAAAATTACCTGGTGA
- a CDS encoding DUF6841 family protein, with product MENSIKDFFDEYATALLSLSAEKISEYYQVPLAVYSDQGIQTVTEASDVVAFWKEGVKPYAAQHIEKAKPTLVSEEQLSDKIFMSKVLWNNYDSTGKEVSDETNLYILSRHGEEFKISGLVLMKN from the coding sequence ATGGAAAACTCAATTAAAGATTTTTTTGATGAGTATGCGACGGCTTTGCTATCGCTCTCTGCCGAAAAGATTTCGGAATATTATCAGGTACCCCTGGCTGTTTACTCCGATCAAGGCATTCAGACTGTTACCGAAGCATCCGATGTGGTGGCTTTCTGGAAGGAAGGAGTCAAACCTTACGCCGCCCAGCACATTGAAAAAGCAAAACCTACCCTTGTGAGTGAAGAACAGCTTTCGGATAAAATTTTCATGAGTAAGGTACTTTGGAATAATTACGACAGCACGGGGAAAGAAGTATCGGACGAAACCAACCTCTATATTTTATCCAGGCATGGCGAAGAATTCAAAATCAGCGGGCTGGTCTTGATGAAAAATTAA
- the msrA gene encoding peptide-methionine (S)-S-oxide reductase MsrA yields the protein MNLYKSIAVAAVSLILGAAACETSGNTQQGTDNSAVRSVALEAPAGQATAAFAEGCFWCTEEIFEAVVGVDSVISGYAGGTTSNPTYDLVNTETTGHAETVLVYYDPAKVSYEELVRVFYLSHDPTTPNQQGPDRGSSYRSILFYNTPEEKATAEKVTAEMNKDRYNGKIVTQLKKLDKFYRAEGYHQDYIRHNPGNPYVQNVSIPRFNKFKATYKGKLKEGV from the coding sequence ATGAATCTTTACAAATCGATCGCTGTTGCCGCGGTCAGTCTGATACTAGGGGCCGCAGCCTGCGAAACCAGTGGTAATACCCAACAGGGAACCGATAATAGCGCCGTACGTAGTGTAGCGCTGGAAGCTCCCGCTGGCCAAGCCACCGCGGCGTTTGCAGAAGGGTGCTTCTGGTGCACCGAAGAAATTTTTGAAGCCGTAGTGGGCGTGGATTCCGTGATCTCGGGCTATGCGGGCGGTACCACCAGCAACCCTACCTACGACTTGGTGAATACCGAAACCACGGGCCACGCCGAAACCGTATTGGTATATTACGATCCGGCCAAGGTAAGTTACGAAGAATTGGTGCGGGTATTTTACCTCTCGCACGATCCCACCACTCCCAATCAGCAGGGCCCTGACCGGGGATCGTCGTACCGCTCCATTTTATTTTATAACACCCCCGAGGAAAAGGCTACCGCCGAAAAAGTGACGGCAGAGATGAATAAAGATAGGTACAATGGTAAAATCGTGACCCAGCTCAAAAAGCTGGACAAATTTTACCGCGCCGAAGGCTATCACCAGGATTATATCAGGCACAACCCCGGAAATCCGTACGTACAGAATGTCTCGATCCCGCGTTTCAACAAATTCAAGGCTACCTACAAGGGAAAGTTGAAGGAAGGAGTGTAA
- a CDS encoding DUF2188 domain-containing protein, whose protein sequence is MPWTKKDYPQSMKNLMAPVRNKAIDIANALLNEGYEEGRAIAIATSKAEEWGENRGKKIRKDKAS, encoded by the coding sequence ATGCCCTGGACCAAAAAAGACTATCCGCAATCCATGAAAAACCTCATGGCTCCGGTACGCAACAAAGCCATCGATATAGCCAATGCCTTGCTTAATGAAGGCTACGAGGAAGGACGAGCTATCGCCATCGCCACATCAAAAGCAGAAGAATGGGGCGAAAATCGGGGGAAGAAAATCCGTAAGGATAAGGCTTCCTGA
- a CDS encoding DUF4494 domain-containing protein, protein MASWYLGKIRYQKEDENGRLKTTNEAYLVDALTYTEAEARLYGQIVTGVSDFTVTAITRMRLADLFTYEGGEKWFKAKVVFYSLDEKSGKEKKVVNYILVNADDITQALERITESQRTMLIPYETTDLNLTPILDVFPYSAEPEAVVPPNFRPLAEVQVEQAQNA, encoded by the coding sequence ATGGCAAGCTGGTATTTAGGCAAAATAAGATATCAAAAGGAAGATGAAAACGGACGGCTGAAAACTACCAACGAGGCCTACCTCGTGGATGCTCTGACCTATACTGAAGCCGAGGCACGCCTCTACGGCCAGATCGTGACGGGGGTTTCGGATTTCACGGTGACGGCCATTACCCGCATGCGGCTGGCGGATCTTTTCACCTACGAAGGCGGTGAAAAGTGGTTCAAGGCCAAGGTGGTTTTTTATTCGCTGGATGAAAAAAGCGGGAAAGAAAAGAAAGTGGTCAACTACATACTCGTCAATGCCGACGACATCACACAGGCCCTGGAACGCATCACTGAAAGCCAGCGCACGATGCTGATTCCCTACGAAACCACAGACCTGAACCTGACCCCTATTCTGGATGTGTTCCCCTACTCCGCTGAGCCGGAAGCGGTAGTACCACCCAATTTCCGACCTTTGGCAGAGGTACAGGTCGAGCAGGCCCAAAACGCCTGA
- a CDS encoding response regulator gives MSTKKILLIEDNPEMRENTAEILELANYEVTTATNGKEGIKLAHHQQPDLIICDIMMPELDGYGVLHLLSKDDRTANIPFVFLTAKAEKNDYRKGMTMGADDYLTKPYDDVELLGAVEMRLKKSERLKAEFSRTGEGLDQFIQEVRTVDALSKLAEEKKVKSFKKKDTVYTEGSYPTGIFFLLSGKIKAYRANEFGKEFITDLYKKGDFFGYVDILQDKPYQDTAVALEEAEVAVIPKEDFFSLLQGNREVSAKFIRMLSNEIKEREERLLQLAYNSVRKRVAEALVMLSNRYQADRGKPFSMAITREDIASIVGTATETVIRTLSDFKDEKLVEMKGSLITILDYDKLLRMRN, from the coding sequence ATGAGTACGAAAAAAATACTATTGATCGAAGATAATCCCGAAATGCGGGAGAACACGGCCGAAATCCTGGAGCTGGCCAACTACGAAGTTACGACCGCTACCAATGGCAAGGAGGGTATAAAGCTGGCACATCACCAACAGCCAGACTTGATTATCTGCGACATCATGATGCCCGAACTAGACGGATACGGGGTGCTGCATTTGCTCAGTAAGGACGACCGGACCGCAAACATTCCCTTCGTTTTTCTGACCGCCAAGGCTGAAAAAAATGATTACCGCAAGGGCATGACGATGGGTGCCGACGACTACCTGACCAAGCCCTATGACGATGTAGAGCTGCTCGGAGCCGTAGAAATGCGCCTGAAAAAAAGCGAACGTCTCAAGGCGGAGTTCAGCCGTACTGGTGAGGGATTGGATCAGTTTATTCAGGAAGTCCGCACCGTAGATGCGCTCAGCAAACTGGCCGAAGAAAAAAAAGTCAAAAGCTTTAAAAAGAAGGATACGGTTTATACCGAAGGCAGCTACCCCACGGGTATATTTTTTCTGCTAAGCGGGAAAATCAAAGCCTACCGTGCCAATGAATTCGGCAAGGAGTTTATCACCGATTTGTACAAAAAAGGGGATTTTTTTGGATACGTAGACATATTGCAGGATAAGCCCTACCAGGATACGGCCGTGGCGCTGGAAGAAGCGGAGGTGGCGGTGATTCCGAAAGAGGATTTTTTCAGCCTTTTGCAGGGAAACCGAGAGGTGTCAGCCAAGTTTATCCGGATGCTCTCCAATGAAATCAAGGAGCGTGAGGAACGCTTGCTACAGCTGGCCTATAATTCAGTGCGTAAGCGGGTGGCCGAGGCACTCGTAATGCTGTCCAACCGCTATCAGGCTGATAGGGGCAAGCCTTTTTCCATGGCAATTACCCGGGAAGACATTGCTTCCATCGTAGGTACTGCCACCGAGACGGTCATCCGTACCCTTTCGGATTTTAAGGATGAGAAACTGGTGGAGATGAAGGGTAGCCTTATCACGATACTGGACTATGATAAATTGCTCAGAATGCGGAATTGA
- a CDS encoding PAS domain-containing sensor histidine kinase yields MKRHIEMLNALFIHATEGIVVVDGQGVIAMMNPTAKQLFGYDEEELIGNKIELLVPIRYARSHASLRMGYMGAPQARGMGHNRDLFARRSDGTEFPVEVSLSPFATSEGDFVVAFVVDITDRKRQENDLRAANEEIQKLNTELEMRVTQRTQELAETLLKLETSQQEVIRALEKERELNDMKSKFVTIASHEFRTPLATILSSASLIGRYVHTEEDEKRQKHVHRIKSAVNNLTEILNDFLSVGKLEEGRMHSVPVEVDLPACCSELMDEIKGVCKEGQQIFYQHEGAAEAWLDKHLIRNVLINLLSNAIKYSESYTDIWLRTRVDEAGVHLEIQDQGIGIPESDQTNIFERFFRAHNAGNAQGTGLGLNIVKKYLDLMKGEISFTSKTGKGTTFYINLPNYAPSAA; encoded by the coding sequence ATGAAGCGGCATATTGAAATGCTCAACGCGCTGTTCATACACGCTACGGAGGGGATCGTTGTGGTGGATGGCCAGGGGGTAATTGCCATGATGAACCCGACTGCGAAGCAACTTTTTGGGTATGATGAGGAAGAGTTGATCGGCAATAAAATAGAGCTTTTGGTGCCAATCCGGTATGCCCGCAGCCACGCCAGTTTACGGATGGGCTATATGGGTGCCCCGCAGGCGCGGGGCATGGGTCATAATCGCGATTTGTTTGCCCGCCGTAGCGATGGTACCGAATTCCCAGTGGAAGTGAGTCTCAGCCCGTTTGCTACCAGTGAGGGCGATTTCGTGGTGGCCTTCGTCGTGGATATCACAGACCGCAAGCGGCAGGAGAATGATCTTCGGGCCGCCAATGAAGAAATTCAGAAACTCAATACCGAACTCGAAATGCGCGTAACGCAACGCACGCAGGAGCTGGCCGAAACGCTATTAAAGCTCGAAACCTCGCAGCAGGAGGTCATACGGGCTTTGGAGAAAGAGCGCGAACTGAACGACATGAAAAGCAAGTTCGTGACCATTGCCTCACACGAGTTCCGCACGCCGCTGGCTACGATTCTGTCGTCGGCCTCGCTGATTGGACGGTACGTGCATACCGAAGAGGACGAAAAACGCCAGAAGCACGTGCACCGCATCAAATCGGCGGTGAACAACCTGACCGAAATCCTGAACGATTTCCTCTCTGTGGGTAAGCTGGAAGAGGGGCGGATGCATAGTGTTCCGGTAGAAGTGGATCTGCCTGCCTGCTGCTCCGAACTCATGGACGAAATCAAAGGCGTCTGCAAGGAAGGACAGCAAATTTTCTACCAGCATGAGGGGGCTGCCGAGGCGTGGCTCGACAAACATTTGATACGCAACGTGTTGATCAATCTGCTCTCCAATGCCATCAAGTATTCCGAAAGCTACACCGATATCTGGCTCCGTACCCGGGTGGACGAGGCAGGTGTTCATTTAGAAATTCAGGATCAGGGCATCGGCATACCCGAAAGCGATCAGACCAATATCTTCGAGCGCTTTTTCCGCGCCCATAATGCCGGGAATGCACAGGGTACCGGGCTGGGTTTGAATATTGTGAAAAAATATCTTGATTTGATGAAAGGGGAAATATCGTTTACGAGCAAAACCGGTAAGGGAACGACCTTTTACATCAATTTGCCCAACTACGCCCCATCCGCCGCCTAA
- the hemN gene encoding oxygen-independent coproporphyrinogen III oxidase, which translates to MNHELLQKYNVPGPRYTSYPTVPYWQGTPPSPERWGELVNDTFSVTNQKQGISLYVHLPFCESLCTYCGCNTRITVNHKVERPYLEAVLKEWELYKKVLGAEKPIIRELHLGGGTPTFFSPENLHEMITRLLEGCEVHAQAEFSFEAHPGNTTDEHLQALYEVGFRRVSIGVQDFNPVVLEIINRHQTYDQVKHLTEKAREIGYTSVNYDVVYGLPQQKVCSMIQTIFKVIQLRPDRIAFYSYAHVPWIKPGQRRFTEEDLPDSTKKLAIYETCRNALELAGYQDLGMDHFALKTDGLYRAAAEKRLHRNFMGYTDTQTSLLIGLGASAISDAWWGYAQNEKGVEAYYKRLSNDELPFFRGHVSSREDLILSRHIQRLMCNFETTWRQESEKCKALYEGLNRLEEMEADGLVEIEPYHLRITEKGRSFVRNVCMAFDARLWENAPQTNLFSQTV; encoded by the coding sequence ATGAACCACGAACTCCTGCAAAAATACAACGTGCCCGGCCCGCGCTACACCAGCTACCCGACCGTACCCTACTGGCAAGGTACCCCGCCTTCACCCGAACGTTGGGGTGAACTGGTGAATGATACGTTCTCGGTCACGAATCAAAAGCAGGGTATTAGCCTATATGTACATTTGCCTTTCTGCGAAAGCCTGTGTACCTACTGCGGCTGTAACACCCGTATCACCGTCAACCATAAAGTCGAGCGCCCCTACCTGGAAGCGGTGCTGAAAGAATGGGAGTTATACAAGAAAGTGCTGGGAGCTGAAAAACCCATCATCCGCGAGCTGCATCTGGGCGGGGGTACCCCTACCTTTTTTAGTCCGGAAAATCTTCATGAAATGATCACCCGGCTCCTTGAAGGCTGCGAAGTGCACGCGCAGGCCGAATTCAGCTTTGAGGCGCATCCCGGCAATACCACCGACGAACATTTGCAGGCACTCTACGAAGTCGGCTTCCGGCGTGTCAGCATCGGTGTGCAGGATTTTAACCCCGTCGTGCTCGAAATCATCAACCGTCATCAAACTTACGATCAGGTAAAGCACCTGACCGAAAAAGCGCGGGAAATTGGTTATACTTCGGTCAATTACGATGTGGTGTACGGGCTACCGCAGCAGAAGGTGTGCTCCATGATCCAGACGATTTTCAAGGTAATCCAGCTCCGGCCCGACCGCATTGCGTTTTACAGCTACGCCCATGTACCCTGGATCAAACCTGGGCAGCGCCGCTTCACGGAAGAGGACCTGCCCGATTCGACAAAAAAACTGGCGATTTACGAAACCTGCCGCAACGCGCTGGAACTGGCGGGGTATCAGGATCTGGGCATGGATCATTTCGCCCTCAAAACCGACGGCCTGTACCGAGCCGCCGCCGAAAAGCGACTGCACCGCAATTTTATGGGCTATACCGATACCCAGACCTCGCTGCTCATCGGTCTGGGTGCGTCGGCCATCAGCGATGCATGGTGGGGCTACGCCCAGAACGAAAAGGGTGTGGAGGCATATTACAAGCGGCTGTCTAACGACGAGTTGCCCTTCTTCCGGGGCCATGTATCGTCGCGCGAAGACCTCATCCTGAGCCGTCACATCCAGCGCCTGATGTGCAACTTTGAAACTACCTGGCGTCAGGAATCGGAGAAATGCAAGGCGTTATACGAAGGCCTGAATCGTCTGGAAGAAATGGAAGCTGACGGACTGGTGGAAATCGAGCCCTACCATTTGCGCATTACTGAAAAAGGCCGCTCGTTCGTCCGGAACGTGTGCATGGCCTTCGACGCCCGGCTTTGGGAAAACGCACCCCAGACAAATCTGTTCAGTCAGACTGTATGA
- a CDS encoding sulfite exporter TauE/SafE family protein, with amino-acid sequence MLFLTFTIGIISSFHCVGMCGPIALALPIHRGSKVRQIAGLLTYNLGRVGTYALLGAAIGALGGAVLWVGYLRYLSIAAGTLMLLYVLWPARLDRVLKVPVFWQKAVARLKSGMAQHLQSRKLSGWAVLGMLNGLLPCGLVYLALVSSIATGTLLNGAAYMFFFGLGTLPAMMAVGFFKQWFSPALRSRMRRLTPVLMAVAGIWLVGRGLLIQLPSPFLVSGTPTELPICHGGAASFSK; translated from the coding sequence ATGCTTTTCCTGACTTTCACAATCGGCATCATTAGTAGCTTTCACTGCGTGGGGATGTGCGGGCCCATTGCCTTGGCACTCCCTATCCACCGGGGTAGCAAAGTCCGACAAATTGCGGGTTTGTTGACGTATAATTTAGGCCGGGTGGGTACCTACGCACTTCTGGGGGCAGCCATCGGAGCGCTGGGTGGCGCGGTCCTTTGGGTAGGGTACCTTCGCTATTTGTCTATCGCAGCGGGTACGCTGATGCTGCTGTATGTGCTGTGGCCCGCGCGACTTGATCGGGTTTTGAAAGTTCCGGTCTTTTGGCAAAAGGCAGTCGCACGACTGAAATCCGGCATGGCGCAGCATCTGCAGAGCCGCAAGCTCAGCGGCTGGGCAGTCCTGGGTATGTTGAACGGACTACTGCCTTGCGGACTGGTCTATCTGGCTCTGGTGAGTTCGATTGCCACGGGTACACTGCTAAACGGGGCGGCTTATATGTTCTTTTTTGGCTTAGGTACCCTACCCGCTATGATGGCGGTAGGTTTTTTCAAACAATGGTTCAGCCCCGCGCTACGAAGCCGGATGCGACGCCTCACGCCCGTGCTGATGGCTGTGGCCGGAATTTGGTTGGTAGGGCGCGGACTTTTGATTCAGTTACCATCCCCATTTCTTGTCTCTGGTACTCCCACCGAACTCCCGATTTGTCATGGTGGAGCGGCTTCTTTTTCAAAGTAA
- a CDS encoding FixH family protein, translating into MKKINWGTRIALLYIGFVAGILTLVTMSMNQRVDLVTEDYYAQELAFQKKIEKINRAKTLPTPLRWQVLDGALEVQYPTELTGQDLAGSIHFYCPSDNKKDAEFSVHPGSANKQTVLLQSVQPGRYLLQFDWKNGETAYWNEGVVVVK; encoded by the coding sequence ATGAAAAAGATCAATTGGGGCACGAGAATCGCCTTGCTCTACATCGGCTTCGTGGCCGGAATCCTGACGCTCGTCACCATGAGCATGAACCAGCGCGTAGACCTGGTTACGGAAGATTATTATGCCCAGGAACTGGCATTTCAGAAGAAAATTGAAAAGATAAACCGCGCCAAAACCCTGCCAACACCCTTGCGCTGGCAGGTGTTGGACGGAGCCCTTGAAGTGCAGTATCCTACCGAATTGACGGGGCAAGACCTGGCCGGTAGTATTCATTTTTACTGTCCTTCGGATAACAAGAAAGATGCCGAATTTTCGGTACATCCAGGTTCTGCCAACAAGCAGACTGTTCTCTTGCAAAGTGTTCAGCCGGGCCGCTATCTCCTTCAATTCGATTGGAAAAATGGTGAAACCGCCTACTGGAACGAAGGCGTAGTGGTGGTGAAGTGA
- the ccoG gene encoding cytochrome c oxidase accessory protein CcoG, which produces MKSTYEIYDDSFRDHYSAVNEEGKRNWFYPQKPSGFWHNRRAWFSAVALTLLFAGPFLKVDGQPLFLFNVIERKIIIFGLFIGPQDYWLFGLAMMSFMVFIVLFTVVYGRLFCGWACPQTIFMEMVFRKIEYAIEGTHTQQKVLDKAPWTTDKIAKKVSKWSIFLLISFVIANLLLSYVVGVDELKKIITEPLSEHWSLFGGVVGFTAVFYFVFAWARDQVCTVICPYGRLQGVLLDRNSMVVAYDYKRGEPREKLHKGQDRNAGDCISCQQCVVVCPTGIDIRNGTQMECINCTACIDACDHMMDKVGFPRGLIRYASENSIADGTNRLITPRVIGYSVVLALLWGVLGFMVATRTDTETTLFRAPGTTYIENSDGTVSNLYTFKIFNKTNHPIAPTLKLESPQGTLRFAGKPDLALDPVGMSEGTLFVTLPKSELNKRKTDVKFSVYQGDKKMEEFKTTFIAPQ; this is translated from the coding sequence ATGAAATCCACGTACGAAATTTACGACGACTCGTTCCGCGACCATTATAGCGCGGTCAACGAAGAAGGTAAGCGGAATTGGTTTTACCCCCAGAAACCCAGCGGCTTCTGGCACAACCGCCGGGCCTGGTTTTCCGCCGTGGCCCTGACCCTCTTGTTTGCCGGACCTTTCCTCAAAGTCGATGGCCAACCGCTGTTTTTATTCAATGTCATTGAGCGGAAAATCATCATCTTCGGCCTGTTCATCGGGCCGCAAGACTACTGGCTTTTCGGCCTGGCTATGATGTCATTTATGGTGTTCATCGTGCTGTTTACCGTGGTGTACGGGCGGCTGTTCTGCGGCTGGGCCTGCCCGCAGACCATTTTTATGGAAATGGTTTTTCGCAAGATCGAGTACGCCATCGAAGGTACCCACACTCAGCAAAAAGTATTGGACAAAGCTCCGTGGACGACGGATAAGATCGCTAAGAAAGTCAGCAAATGGAGTATTTTCTTATTGATCTCGTTCGTGATTGCCAACCTGCTGCTATCCTACGTCGTGGGGGTGGATGAATTGAAAAAAATCATAACCGAGCCACTCTCCGAACATTGGTCGCTGTTTGGCGGCGTGGTGGGTTTCACGGCAGTTTTCTACTTTGTGTTCGCTTGGGCGCGCGACCAGGTCTGTACGGTGATTTGTCCCTACGGCCGCTTGCAGGGCGTACTGCTTGACCGCAACTCGATGGTGGTGGCCTACGACTACAAGCGCGGCGAGCCCCGCGAAAAACTCCACAAAGGTCAGGACCGCAACGCCGGCGATTGCATTTCCTGCCAGCAATGCGTGGTGGTGTGCCCCACGGGCATCGACATCCGGAACGGTACCCAGATGGAATGTATCAACTGTACGGCCTGCATCGACGCCTGCGACCACATGATGGACAAGGTAGGTTTCCCGCGCGGCCTGATTCGTTATGCTTCCGAAAATTCCATCGCCGATGGTACCAATCGGCTTATTACACCCCGGGTAATTGGCTATTCGGTGGTACTGGCGCTGCTGTGGGGCGTGTTAGGCTTCATGGTGGCTACCCGCACCGATACCGAAACAACACTTTTCCGCGCTCCCGGTACTACCTACATCGAAAATTCCGACGGCACGGTGAGCAACCTGTACACGTTCAAAATTTTTAACAAAACCAATCACCCTATTGCCCCCACGCTGAAACTCGAATCGCCCCAGGGTACCCTGCGCTTTGCAGGAAAACCTGATCTTGCGCTCGATCCGGTAGGTATGTCGGAAGGTACTTTGTTCGTGACATTACCCAAATCTGAGTTGAATAAGCGCAAGACGGATGTGAAGTTTTCGGTGTACCAGGGCGATAAAAAAATGGAAGAATTTAAAACCACCTTCATTGCCCCACAGTAG